The stretch of DNA CATCTTCATTTGTTTCATAATTAGATTTGAACAATTCAACAGCATCACCAGCATCAATATCATTTAATACCTCAAGATTTATCTGATTTTTTTCATCAATATTTTTAAGTCTAGTTGTTATTAATAAATCAAAATTGTGATTTAAAAGTTTTAGTTTCTCGAAATCCTCTTTTGATTCTAAATTATCAAGTATAAAAAGATTTTTACCACGTATAACTGTATCAAAATTACTATCTTTATCCAATTCAAGTTTTTCTTTAAAAGAAGTAATCATCAAACTTTCAAATGTAGTCTTTTCAGAAATCTCTAAAAATATAATATTATTTTATCTTATCTGCAATCTCTAAATAATTTATTTCATCTTCTCTAAAAAGAAGAAGAGAATCAATAATATTTTTTTTATTACTATCAATGATTACACTAGATAAATCAATTAATAAAGTTTTCCTAAAAGGAGTTTCATCCTTTCTTTTTAATTTTACTGATTGCGAAATACCAGCACCAATAAAAGGAATAACTTTACCATTTTCTATATCATTTTTTAAACTATTTATATTTACATTATTCAAACTATCACTCAAAAAAAGACCTTAATATAATTTAATGACAGTATAGTGAAAAGTTATTAAAGAAAGTTAAGATGAAAGCAAGCTAAAAACAAGCCCCAGAAAAAAGCGGAGCTAAAAAAAAAGCTTCTTCCTAAAAGAACTTGGAAAGTTCAGATAGGAAAAAGCTTAGTGTGTAAAAACTCAAGAGCTGGCAGCGGCCTACGTTTCCACCAGGGGACCCGGCAGTATTATCGGCGATGAAGTGCTTGACTTCCAGGTTCGGAATGGGACTGGGTATTTCCACTTCTCTATAGCCACCAGCAAAGTTGAGTGTAAAAAGTAAGAATAGGTACTCTTTACACTCAACTCAAACTAGAGTTAAGAAAAAATAATGTTAAAGTCTTTTGTTCTTTCTAAAAAAAAACACAATGTGTCTTAAAAATATATATAGTATATATTTAATAAGATAGTAAACCAAAGAATTGTTTTAAATAAGCCAAACGTTCTATTAGTACTGGTCAGCTAAACGACTTACATCGCTTACACATCCAGCCTATCAACCAGCTAGTCTTGCTGGGAACTTCAGGGAAAGTTAATCTTAGAGTTGGCTTCGAGCTTAGATGCTTTCAGCTCTTATCACATCCGTACGTAGCTACCCAACGATGCTCTTGGCAGAACAATTGGTACACCAGTGGTACGTTCATCCCGGTCCTCTCGTACTAGGGACAAATCTCTTCAACTTTCCTACGCCCACGGAAGATAGGGACCGAACTGTCTCACGACGTTCTGAACCCAGCTCGCGTACCGCTTTAAATGGCGAACAGCCATACCCTTGGGACCTACTTCAGCCCCAGGATGCGATGAGCCGACATCGAGGTGCCAAACCTCCCCGTCGATGTGAGCTCTTGGGGGAGATCAGCCTGTTATCCCCGGCGTACCTTTTATCCTTTGAGCGATGGCCCTTCCACACAGAACCACCGGATCACTATGACCGACTTTCGTCTCTGTTCGACTTGTATGTCTCACAGTCAAGCTAGTTTATGCCATTATACTCAACTGGCGATTTCCATCCGCCATGAACTAACCTTTGTAAGCCTCCGTTACTTTTTAGGAGGCGACCGCCCCAGTCAAACTACCCACCAGACATTGTCCTGATACAAGATAATTGTACGCAGTTAGTAACTCAAATATTCAAGGGTGGTATCTCAAGGATGGCTCCGACTCTACTTGCGTCTAGTCATCATAGCCTCCCACCTATCCTGCACATGAATATCCAAGCTACAGTGTCAAGCTGTAGTAAAGGTGCACGGGGTCTTTCCGTCTTTCCGCGGGTAGGAGGAATTTTCACCTCCACTACAATTTCACTGGATCCCTGGTTGAGACAGCTCCCATCTCGTTACGCCATTCATGCAGGTCGGTATTTAACCGACAAGGAATTTCGCTACCTTAGGACCGTTATAGTTACGGCCGCCGTTTACTCGGGCTTCAATCAAATGCTTCGCTTGCGCTGACATCATCAGTTAACCTTCGAGCACCGGGCAGGCGTCACACCTTATACATCCACTTACGTGTTAGCAAAGTGCTGTGTTTTTGGTAAACAGTCGGGAGGGACTCTTTGTTGCAACCTCTCTAGCTTTTTGGAGCAAGTCCATATACCAAAGTAGGCACACCTTATACCGAAGATACGGTGCTAGTTTGCAGAGTTCCTTAACCAGGGTTCTTCCACGCGCCTTAGAATACTCATCCCACCCACCTGTGTCGGTTTACGGTACGGGCAACATACAATATACTTAGTGGCTTTTCTTGGCACGACAGTATCATCGATTCTCCATCTCCTCCGAAGAGTGTCAAGAGCCTGTAAGATCTCGGTCTTATGATACCCGGATTTGCCTAAGTATCAACCTACGTCCTTCGACCCACTATTCCATCAGTGAGCTCGATTAACTCTATGCGTCCCCACATCGCGCTTGTATGTTGGTATTGAAATATTAATCAATTTGCCATCGTCTACCCCTTTCGGACTCGACTTAGGACCCGACTAACCCTACGATGACGAGCATCGCGTAGGAAACCTTGGGTTTTCGGCGTTGAGGATTCTCACCTCAATTATCGCTACTCATGCCTGCATGCTCACTTCTATCCGCTCCAACGCTCCTTGCCGGTACATCTTCAACGCTGAATAGAACGCTCTCCTACCACTCGAATAAATTCGAATCTAAAGCTTCGGTGCACATCTTAGCCCCGTTATATTTTCCGCGCAGAATCACTAGACCAGTGAGCTGTTACGCTTTCTTTAAAGGATGGCTGCTTCTAAGCCAACCTCCTGGTTGTCACAGTAACTCCACATCGTTTTCCACTTAGATGTGACTTAGGGACCTTAGCTGTTAGTCTGGGTTGTTCCCCTCTCGACGGTGGATTTTATCACCCATCGCCTGACTCCTGTGATTCCACATATAGTATTCATAGTTTGATAGGGTTTGGTACCGCGGTAAGCAGCCCTAGCCCATTCAGTGCTCTACCCCTATATGCTACAACACAAGGCTATACCTAAATATATTTCGGAGAGAACCAGCTATCACGAAGTTTGATTGGCCTTTCACCCCTATCCACAAGTCATCCGGAGACTTTTCAACGCCTATCGGTTCGGTCCTCCACTGGCTCTTACACCAGCTTCAACCTGCTCATGGATAGATCACTTCGTTTCGGGTCTGCAGCATCTGACTAATTCGCCCTATTAAGACTCGCTTTCGCTACGGCTTCGTACTTGACTTAACCTTGCCAGACACCACAACTCGCAGGCTCATTATGCAAAAGGCAGTCCATCACCCTGATAAATCATAGGGCTCTGAATGATTGTAAGCTAATGGTTTCAGGTTCTATTTCACTCTCCTCGCTGGAGTACTTTTCACCTTTCCCTCACGGTACTTGTTCACTATCGATCTGTAAGTAGTATTTAGGATTGGAGGGTGGTCCCCCCAGTTTCAGTCAAAATATCACGTGTTCCGACCTACTCAGGATACCATTAGAGCTATTGAAAATTTAAATTACAGGAGTTTCACCTTCTATGCTACACTTTTCCAAGTATTTCATCTATCTTCTTTAGTCTCACGTTATGGTCCTACAACCCCCAATGCAAGCATTGGGTTTGTCCTAATCCGCTTTCGCTCGCCGCTACTGACGGAATCTCGTTTGATTTCTCTTCCTCTGGCTACTGAGATGTTTCACTTCACCAGGTTAGCTCCCCGTAGGGTAATATAGCTCTCACTATACTGGGTTGCCCCATTCAGAAATCCCCGGATCAAAGCTCTTTGGCAGCTCCCCGAGGCTTATCGCAGCCTAATACGTCTTTCATCGCCTCTTACAGTCTAGGCATCCACCATTAGCCCTTAATAGCTTATTAATAAACAGAATTAAATTCTGTCGCATTTTTGATAATATTCTTTGGCTACTATCTTATTAAACATATTATTTAAAATATATCAATAAAATAAGTTGTGTTCTATCTATTTCTAGATAATTAAAATTTTTGTTTTTAATTATTAGTTCTACTTTGAATAAATTCTCATAGTTCTTTTAATTAAACGAAAAAATTAAAGACTTTAACATTATATTTTTAAATATCATTTTGATTCGAAAATCAAATATAAATTCAAACTCTATTTGAACTTATATTTAACTTTTTTTCAAGTTTCTTAATTTTAATTATAAACTTCTAAACTATTTAAAGGTGGTGGAGAATAGCGGGATCGAACCGCTGACCTCCTGCGTGCAAAGCAGGCGCTCTCCCAGCTGAGCTAATTCCCCACACTGATTAATCTTTAAGATTATTTAATGGTGGGCCTATCAGGACTTGAACCTGAGACCTCACGATTATCAGTCGAGCGCTCTAGCCAGCTGAGCTATAGGCCCTTAAACCTATTTTAAATAATCTTTATAAACCGAATATAAAATCTCATATATTTTTTAGTTTTAAGTTAAGAAACAAATCTTAACTTAATTCTCTGAAAGGAGGTGATCCAACCGCAGGTTCTCCTACGGTTACCTTGTTACGACTTCACCCCAGTCGCTGAATCCACTGTGGAAGGTAGCTATTTTAGCATCCCCGCTTCGAATGAGTTCAACTCCCATGGTGTGACGGGCGGTGAGTACAAGACCCGGGAACGTATTCACCGTAGCATAGCTGATCTACGATTACTAGCGATTCCAACTTCATGTAGTCGAGTTGCAGACTACAATCCGAACTGGGAGATATTTTTGAGATTTGCTCCACATCACTGTATTGCGGCTCTTTGTATACCCCATTGTAGCACGTGTGTAGCCCTGGACGTAAGGGCCATGATGACTTGACGTCGTCCTCACCTTCCTCCTACTTGCGTAGGCAGTCTCATTAGAGTTCTCAGCCGAACTGTTAGCAACTAATGACGAGGGTTGCGCTCGTTGCGGGACTTAACCCAACATCTCACGACACGAGCTGACGACAGCCGTGCAGCACCTGTATATAAGTTTCTGCAAGCAGACACCAATCTATCTCTAGAAAGTTCTTACTATGTCAAGTCCAGGTAAGGTTCTTCGTGTATCGTCGAATTAAACCACATGCTCCACCGCTTGTGCGGGTCCCCGTCTATTCCTTTGAGTTTTAATCTTGCGACCGTACTCCCCAGGCGGCACACTTAATGTGTTAACTGCATTACTGCAAGGTCTAGCCTCACAACAACTAGTGTGCATCGTTTAGGGCGTGGACTACCAGGGTATCTAATCCTGTTTGCTCCCCACGCTTTCGCGTCTCAGCGTCAATAATGTTCCAGTAGATCGCCTTCGCAATCGGTATTCCTTCTGATCTCTACGGATTTTACCCCTACACCAGAAATTCCATCTACCTCTCCCACATTCTAGATATACAGTTTCAAAAGCAGTTCAATAGTTAAGCTATTGGATTTCACTTCTGACTTATATATCCGCCTACACGCTCTTTACGCCCAGTGATTCCGAGTAACGCTTGCACCCTCCGTATTACCGCGGCTGCTGGCACGGAGTTAGCCGGTGCTTATTCATATGGTACCGTCATTATCTTCCCATATAAAAGGAGTTTACGCACCGAAATGTGTCATCCTCCACGCGGCGTTGCTGCATCAGACTTTCGTCCATTGTGCAATATTCCCCACTGCTGCCTCCCGTAGGAGTCTGGACCGTGTCTCAGTTCCAGTGTGACTGATCATCCTCTCAAACCAGTTAGGCGTCATAGCCTTGGTGAGCCATTACCTCACCAACAAGCTGATACCATACAGACCCATCCTCAAGCACTAAAGCGTTTCCCTTGCATACTTATGTATTAAAGGCATATAGGGCATTAGCAGTCGTTTCCAACTGTTATTCCTTTCTTGAGGGCAGGTTATCTATATATTACTCACCCGTGCGCCACTTAGCTGACAATTATAGCAAGCTATAATCCGTTCTCGTTCGACTTGCATGTGTTAAGCACGCCGCCAGCGTTCACTCTGAGCCAGGATCAAACTCTCCATAAATTGAAGTTTTTGAACTTGACTTTTTCTGTATTATTTTACTAACACAAAATTATCACTCATTGTTATAGACAAGATTTCTATGTTTTACCATTTCTCTCTTGTTATATGTATATATTTTATATTAACATTTATTCTTATTTTACATCTGTAATAAACAACAGATTATATTACAAGAATTCTATATTCGGTTTATAAAGATTACTTCACAAACGTTTATAATTATTTTTAAAGATCATCCTAGCTTCGATTACAACGTCTCTCATCATTCTCTCGTTTGATGCGTTCCAGTCAAATTGGACGGGAATTATAATAGATTCTTTTGGCTTTGTCAATACCTTGCAGCTTAAATTTGGCTTAAATTTTTGGATTTGTTCGTTTTTTACTTCTTTCCCTCTATTTAACTATGTTTTATTTGGGTTTTGATTAATACTGATTAATTTTTGAATATCCTGTTTTAGGAAAAAGAACTATTTCTTTACTATTTCCATCTTTTGAAACAAATTTTATATTGCAGGGTACTGTAATTTCATATTCATTTGATTCATTTTCATTCACACTTAATTTAGAATAGATTTTCCCATCGCTTCCAAAAGATAATTGTCCTAAAGAAGTGGTTGAGTTACAAGACATTTGAACATCTGTTATTTCAAAATTTTTTGTTAATAATACATATTTACTATTTGAATTATTTTCTGCACATTGATTTGAAGAATAAATATTTTTTCCACTTAGTGGATCTTTTAGACTATCTTCTGCACTTGGATGACCAGATTTATTATTATCACTATATATTGAGTAATAAATACCACCACCTTCACTCTCTCTACATCTAAAAAATTTCATAGTCCATCTTTTTCTATGCCATAAAGAATCTTCTAAATCATATTTCTCATCAATTAATGCTTTTTGTCTTGTGTATGAGAGATATAATTCGATTCTATTTGTTAATTCATCTAAATAATTAATTTTATTTTTGGGTAAAAAAATCGTATATAAAAATGCTATTAATGAAATAACAACTATTAATTCTAATATTGAAAATGATTTTTTCATTTTAGTTTTATTAGATAAGCAACAAAAACTTCCTTACCATAATATTTAATACTTATTCGTTCACTTGGATAATCATAATTTTTTAGTGTTAAAAAATAATCATCACCTTTTTCTATATGATAAAATCTTAATCTTAAAGATAACTCTTCATCATCAGTTGTAACTGAATTTATACCTCTTGCAGAAAGTTCTTCAACTAATTCTTTTATAAAATGATATTGATATACGAAATGTTTATTTGCATTTGGAAGAATCAAATATAAAGGTTTATTTACAAAAGTTAGAATTACATTTATTGATAACATTAACACCACTAAAAATGCCAAAATATTATAGTTTGTTCTGAACTCTTTTAATCTAATTCTATATGCATGAAAAAATGTTTTTAGCATATAAGGTAGAGATATTACTACGTAAGGTGCAAAATCTTCGATATAAATTCTTTGTCTAAAAGAAAATATTAAAGATAAAAGTAAAGCAGTTATTGAAATGTACCATATTAATGTTCTTTCATCTTTTATCCAACTTCTATACATAGTATATAAAAAATATAAAAAAAGAAATGGTGAAAATACAGTTGCATAAATAGCAAAAGTATCAACTAAAAATCCTCTTGGTTTGCCTCCTGTAGAAAATCCGTATATATACATTGAAAGACTAAATAATATTAAAGAAATATATATAAGTTTTGTATCTTTATTTTTCAAAGAATAAAAAAATAAAGCTAAATATAAAACAGCAAAAGAGTTATCAATAAATAAAAATAGTAAAAGTAATAAATATGAGTGTTTATTGTATTTATGATAATAATATAAATATAATAAAGTAAAAAAGATAATAACAATAGCACTATTTACAAGTAAAGAAGCACTTAAAACTCCTGGAAGAACCATAAATACAATAATTGAAATATATCTATCTTTCTCATATTTAAAATAATTTTCTGTTATTTTATACATAATAATTATACTAAAGGCATAAAATAATATAAAAGGTAATCGTAAAGCTAAATCATTTTGTCCTAAAATGTAAATAGATGTATTTGTAATTAAAGATAAAACAGAATTATTTACAAATACATTTAAGGCCTCTTTATATGAAATACTAAGAGAATAAATTGCTTTAAATAACAATATAAATGTTAAAAATAGTAGTGATGAATAAAAATAGTATTTATATTTGTTGTTTGTAGTCATTTTATTTATAATTTTAAGAAATTATTTATAATCTTATATCCATGTTCACTCATAATTGATTCAGGATGAAACTGTACACCATAGATTTGTTTATCTTTTATCTCTAATGACATAATTTCTCCATCATCCAAACTATAAGATGTAACAATAATATCATCTGGAAGATTTTCTTTTTCTACAATTAATGAATGATATCTTGTTTGGGTAAACTCTTTTGGTAATCCATCAAAAATTTTTGTGTCTTTTACAACTTTTATTAAAGAAGTTTTCCCATGCATCATATTTTTTGCTCGAACAACATTTGCTCCGAATACTTGTCCAATTGCTTGATGTCCTAAACAGATTCCAAATATTGGTTTTTTTCCTGCAAAATATTTTATAACATCTAAACAAACTCCCGCATCATTAGGTGTTGCTGGTCCTGGAGATATGATAATTTTTTCAGGATTCAAATTCTCAATTTCTTTTAATGTTAATTCATCATTTCTTATAATTTTTAAATCAGCTCCTAATTCTAAACAATATTGAACTATATTATAAGTAAAAGAGTCGTAGTTATCAATCATCAAAATCATATATCTTATTTCCTTTTTTTTTAATTTCAAATTATAACACTAATAAAATTTGTTTATCTTAAAGAACTCTTTATTTTATTTGATAATCATTCTTAGTATTAAGACTACTTAAAGAATAAAAATATTACTATTCACCATATTAAATTTTGAAAAAAATTAAAAAAGGATTTTAAATGATAAAGAAGTTAACCTTAGGTGCAATAGTTCTAGCCTCATCTTTATTTGCATCAGGAGAAGTAAATGTTTACTCTCAAAGACATTATGATTCAGATAAAATATTACTTAAACAATTTGAAGATAAAACTGGAATAAAAGTAAATGTTGTGACAGCAAAAGCCGAAGAGCTTGTTGCAAAATTAACAATTGAAGGTGCAAATACTCCTGCTGATGTATTAATAACAGCAGATATTGGAAATCTTTATCAAGCAAAAGAAAGAAAATTATTACAACCTATTGAATCTAAAATATTAAATGAAAATATACCTACTCATTTAAAAGATACTGATAATCAGTGGTTTGCATTAACAAAAAGAGCAAGAGTTTTTGTTTATAATCCACAAAAAGTTAATCCTGCAGATTTAAGTGATTATTTTAGTGTAACTGATCCTAAATTCAAAGGTAGAGTAATAACAAGATCATCAACAGCTGCTTATAACAAATCGTTATTAGCATCAATTATTGCAAATCATGGAGAAGAAAAAGCTTTAGAGTTTTCAAAAGGTCTTGTAAATAATTTTCCATATAATCCAAAAGGTGCAGATAGAGATCAAATTAGAGCAGTTGCTGCTGGTGATGCTGATATTGCTATTGTAAACACTTATTATTTGGGTGTAATGTTAAATGGAGAAGATAAAAAAGATGTTGAAATAGCAAAAAGTTTAAAAATATTTTTCCCTGCTCAACAAACAACTGGAACACATATGAACATTTCAGGAGCTGGTGTTACATATTATTCTAAAAATAAAGAAAATGCTATTAAACTTATTGAATTCTTAAGTTCAATAGAAGCACAAGAAGTTTTTGCAGAAGCAAATCAAGAATTTCCAGCAAACCCAAAAGCAAAATCATCTGCAATCGTAACTTCATGGGGAAAATTTAAAGAAGATAATATCCAATTAAATGAAGTTGGAAAATATAATAAAGAGGCTGTAGAAATAGCTACAAAAGCAAATTGGAAATAAATAAACTAAAATATAGCATAGCCCCAATTATTGGGCTATGTATAGCATTACCAATATTATCATTATTACTATATTTTGTACTAAATGGAGATTTTAATTTTGAGTTCTTATTTAGTGATATAGTAAAAGGATATATAAGTAATACTACAATTTTAGTTTTAGGTACTTTTGCTTTTGTTGTTATTTTAGGAACTATTAGTTCATATTTAAGTGCTAGATTTGAATATTTTGGTGATAAAATATTTGCTGTATTATTCGTACTTCCCCTAGCCTATCCAGCTTATATTCTTGGATACACATATGTTGGTTTTTTTGAATATAGAGGAATTTTATCAGATATAATTGGTGATATAAATACGAGATATGACATTTTAAATATGTCAGGAGCAATTTTTATTTTTGGAATTGCCATGTTTCCTTATGTTTATATCTTAGCAAGAGTATCATTTGGCTCTATTTCATCAACAGTTAGTGAACTGGTATCTTTACATAAAATAAATCCAATAAAAGCCTTTTTTAAAGTCTATCTACCTTTAGCATATCCAGCTATATTTGCAGGAAGTATTTTAGCAATTATGGAAACTCTTAGTGATTATGGCACGGTTTTGTACTTTGGTATTGAAACTTTTAGTGTAGGAATATTTAAAAGTTGGTTTGGATATGGAGATTTAATACAATCAATATATGTAGCTATTGCTTTACTTATATTTGTATTTGCTATTTTATGGACAGAGAGTTTAATTAGGAAAAAATATAGATTTGTTAGTTCAACTTTCAGTGGGAAAAAAGCTCCTAAAATAAAATTAGAAGGTAAATATAATTTTATTGCATTTTTAATTTCATTTTTAATAGCTACTATTACTCTTTTTATTCCAACAATGGTATTAATTTACTGGTTCATTTTAGATATTCATACTCTTGATTTTACAACATTCGATTATCTTTATAATACTTTGAGTCTAAATATCTTTTCTTCTGTTGTAATAATCTCTTTATCTTTTATTGTTGTTTATATGCTAAGATTTTATCCTTCGAAGATTGGAGCAATTACACATAAATTATCTATTTTAGGATATTCAATTCCCGGTGCTGTTGTTGGAGTTGGTTTATTAATAATAAGTAGTTTTGTTGATACTTCATTAGGACATGTTCTTTTTGGTGGAACATTCTTTATTTTGATTTTTGCTTATACAACAAGATATTTTGCTTCAAGTATTGGTTCTATTGAAAATGGCTTTAGTAAAATTGATGCAAGTATTGATGATGCTACAAAAATATTTGGGAAAAGCGAATCAAATAATATTTTTAAAGTATATTTACCTTTAATGAAACCATATATTTTAAGTGGTTTTTTAATTCTTTATATAGATATTGCAAAAGAATTACCAGCAACTTTAATATTACGACCATTTAATTATGATACTTTAGCTATTAGAATTTATGAACTTGCAAGTAATGAAATTCTTTATAAAGTTGGTTTCCCTGGTCTTGTTCTTGTTGGAACAACGGCAATTGCCGTTATATTACTTAACTCAAAATTTGTAAGAAGAAAAATATGAAAAAAATTGTAGATATAAAAAATTTAAGAAAAGTTTTTTGCAAAGGTAATATTTGTGTTGCAAATAGTATAGATTTATTTATTAATGAGGGTGAAATTTTTACAATACTTGGTAAAAGTGGAAGTGGGAAAACAACATTTTTACGAATGATTGCAGGTCTTGAAACACCTGATAATGGTGAAATTATTGTTGATGAAAAAGTTGTTTTTTCAAAAAATACAAATCTTCAACCAAAAGATAGAGAAGTTGCTGTTGTTTTTCAAAACTATGCCCTACTTCCTCACTTAAGTATTGCTTCAAATATTACTTTTGGAAGTAATGCTTCAAAGGCTGATTTAGAAGAA from Arcobacter suis CECT 7833 encodes:
- a CDS encoding type II secretion system protein produces the protein MKKSFSILELIVVISLIAFLYTIFLPKNKINYLDELTNRIELYLSYTRQKALIDEKYDLEDSLWHRKRWTMKFFRCRESEGGGIYYSIYSDNNKSGHPSAEDSLKDPLSGKNIYSSNQCAENNSNSKYVLLTKNFEITDVQMSCNSTTSLGQLSFGSDGKIYSKLSVNENESNEYEITVPCNIKFVSKDGNSKEIVLFPKTGYSKINQY
- a CDS encoding glycosyltransferase family 39 protein, producing the protein MTTNNKYKYYFYSSLLFLTFILLFKAIYSLSISYKEALNVFVNNSVLSLITNTSIYILGQNDLALRLPFILFYAFSIIIMYKITENYFKYEKDRYISIIVFMVLPGVLSASLLVNSAIVIIFFTLLYLYYYHKYNKHSYLLLLLFLFIDNSFAVLYLALFFYSLKNKDTKLIYISLILFSLSMYIYGFSTGGKPRGFLVDTFAIYATVFSPFLFLYFLYTMYRSWIKDERTLIWYISITALLLSLIFSFRQRIYIEDFAPYVVISLPYMLKTFFHAYRIRLKEFRTNYNILAFLVVLMLSINVILTFVNKPLYLILPNANKHFVYQYHFIKELVEELSARGINSVTTDDEELSLRLRFYHIEKGDDYFLTLKNYDYPSERISIKYYGKEVFVAYLIKLK
- a CDS encoding anthranilate synthase component II yields the protein MILMIDNYDSFTYNIVQYCLELGADLKIIRNDELTLKEIENLNPEKIIISPGPATPNDAGVCLDVIKYFAGKKPIFGICLGHQAIGQVFGANVVRAKNMMHGKTSLIKVVKDTKIFDGLPKEFTQTRYHSLIVEKENLPDDIIVTSYSLDDGEIMSLEIKDKQIYGVQFHPESIMSEHGYKIINNFLKL
- a CDS encoding Fe(3+) ABC transporter substrate-binding protein, encoding MIKKLTLGAIVLASSLFASGEVNVYSQRHYDSDKILLKQFEDKTGIKVNVVTAKAEELVAKLTIEGANTPADVLITADIGNLYQAKERKLLQPIESKILNENIPTHLKDTDNQWFALTKRARVFVYNPQKVNPADLSDYFSVTDPKFKGRVITRSSTAAYNKSLLASIIANHGEEKALEFSKGLVNNFPYNPKGADRDQIRAVAAGDADIAIVNTYYLGVMLNGEDKKDVEIAKSLKIFFPAQQTTGTHMNISGAGVTYYSKNKENAIKLIEFLSSIEAQEVFAEANQEFPANPKAKSSAIVTSWGKFKEDNIQLNEVGKYNKEAVEIATKANWK
- a CDS encoding ABC transporter permease, which produces MEINKLKYSIAPIIGLCIALPILSLLLYFVLNGDFNFEFLFSDIVKGYISNTTILVLGTFAFVVILGTISSYLSARFEYFGDKIFAVLFVLPLAYPAYILGYTYVGFFEYRGILSDIIGDINTRYDILNMSGAIFIFGIAMFPYVYILARVSFGSISSTVSELVSLHKINPIKAFFKVYLPLAYPAIFAGSILAIMETLSDYGTVLYFGIETFSVGIFKSWFGYGDLIQSIYVAIALLIFVFAILWTESLIRKKYRFVSSTFSGKKAPKIKLEGKYNFIAFLISFLIATITLFIPTMVLIYWFILDIHTLDFTTFDYLYNTLSLNIFSSVVIISLSFIVVYMLRFYPSKIGAITHKLSILGYSIPGAVVGVGLLIISSFVDTSLGHVLFGGTFFILIFAYTTRYFASSIGSIENGFSKIDASIDDATKIFGKSESNNIFKVYLPLMKPYILSGFLILYIDIAKELPATLILRPFNYDTLAIRIYELASNEILYKVGFPGLVLVGTTAIAVILLNSKFVRRKI